In Pieris rapae chromosome 10, ilPieRapa1.1, whole genome shotgun sequence, the genomic window taatataatatttaaggatTGTGAAGTTGTGTGTTGCGAAAGCGGGACGTGGTCTTTCGATGTTGAAATGAAGTTAGACTTACTTGCTTTCCTTTGTGGTTTTAGAATCGAGGCGAATAAAGTGGTGTGTTATGCTCACCCAGATGCTCCGCTTATTGAGGATTATCGAGCGGGTGACATGATATGCTCTGAATGCGGTCTCGTTGTTGGTGAcaggtaaataatatgaaaactgCCTTGAACAATTCCTTAAACTATAATCAAACCGcctttaacaaattttataccaTCAAGGTTCTATTTTAATCACCGTGATTAAGttgttttactattaatttacattgtatCTTTCATCATATCATATCGTTTTTAGAGTTATAGATGTGGGTTCAGAATGGCGTACATTCAGCAATGAAAAATCAGGTGTTGATCCATCTCGTGTTGGTGGACCTGAAAATCCTCTTCTTTCTGGTGGTGATTTGTCCACTATAATTGGTCCTGGCCGGGGCGATGCTTCATTTGACAGTTTTGGAGTGTCAAAGTATCAAAACAGAAGGAACATTAGCAGTACTGACAGAGCATTAATAAATGCCTTTAGAGAAATAAATACCATGGCGGATCGGATAAACTTGCCAAAGACTATTGTTGACAgagcaaataatttatttaaacaggtAAATAACTCAAAAGTAtctctaaataataaacatcgGTTTCTATTTACTTTTTGGTTAAGTTATATTGCCatcttacatatttttatgaaaaaatagcaggtttaaaatattaataatcatatgCATGTTAAATGCATAAACATTACTTTTGAACTAATAGGGTCTAACAATTTTCTGTAATGTTTGATATTGAAATCACATTTCCTAAGTATTCATCAAATTAGAAAGaatgtatatttcaataattttatgctGAAAATATctctgaaattataaaatcacactaatattttatacatttttgttttgtgtaaCTCAAATGACTTGCTGCTTATGTTGGCACAGACCAGAACTATTTAAagatgcattttatttatttgcatgcTGATAAGTAtgcaaatatacagtatatctGTGGTAATTATAGAATTTAGCAAATTGAGCAAGGTTtgatttacaatattactCAAATCAAGatcatatattcatatatgaTGATAGATAATATGTATCGCAatgaacacttatgaacgtcaaaacaGATATATACTTCTGCCACTCTTATTAATCaccaagtttttgttttacatttattgatgATATAAATCAATACAGACTTAATACCAAGCTCTCAGCCAAGTTACATTTcacttaatataacatttaataatgatgATACAATAATGGTTTTTTAGCATTgtataatgaattattataaatattccagGTGCATGATGGTAAAAACTTGAAAGGCAGAGCAAATGATGCAATAGCATCTGCTTGCCTCTATATAGCATGTCGGCAAGAGGGAGTGCCTCGTACGTTCAAGGAAATATGTGCAGTGAGCAAAATCAGCAAAAAAGAAATTGGGCGATGCTTCAAATTGATATTGAAGGCGCTAGAGACATCAGTGGATCTTATTACAACAGCTGATTTCATGTCTCGATTCTGTTCCAATCTTGGACTACCGAACTCTGTTCAACGAGCGGCCACACATATTGCGAGGAAAGCTGGGGAGCTGGATATTGTGTCTGGAAGAAGTCCTATATCGGTGGCTGCTGCTGCAATTTATATGGCGTCACAGGTAAGGAACTCTATAATTGTTAATCTATATGTTGTACAGTGTGTAactacttttttaatacagttgctcaaaaagtggcatattgcagggaggtatagcgttcggaaagtgggctattacacactcgtgctttttttttgccattcccgcactcgtgcattttctttgccaactgtcaaaacaatgtgtattaaaaagataaaaccaaccacgaaggttttattcaaaagattcatagaagtttttatgaaatatgatttctaaatattataataattgtattcaataagttcggttaggtttcttttcatttcatatcaattaaaaaaatattaaaaagaattttataataaatgcaaatacgtatttttaaaaagttttgtaataattggattcaataagttaggttaggtttattttatttcatatcaataaaaaataatattaaaaagaaaaaactgaccatgaagtttttactaaaaaaaatcacagaagtttttatgattcatgcaaatattttaaaaagaagctactatttgtttcaatatcagatttaatgattggactcaatgagttatatttggttttttttcaataaaaatagtctactgaagaattggctatatgggccaagttccctttgcctacccagaatgggtgaagaaaagaaaaaacaagctttgctcatattctttgcggttggcgccattttccaaagaTGTTCTTTCgtgttgagttatttgttgcacaaaatgagtaatttcgacgatattttatttgaatgaataccacccgaacgcagtataattgcataaaatgcttcggagaacaatttaccggaaacatataagtcgctacatatctacgtgcaacgaatttattccgtagagagaagagaaaaaaagcaaatagtttaattaaattgcttaattttttcgcaactgtattaaaaatagtcgttcagtacacgtgcggtaccgtcattgcaacttgtcccgactgtctaccctcaccttcggctgcgcctcggctcgggtagacattcgtcggaactcgttgcaatgacaggctttccgcacttgtaatgaaatatactattaactTACGGACTTATGCCTGAAATATGAATCAATCCCAATTTTTTGAATAGGATAAACAAGTTGaccaatattttagtttatttttaatctgctTATGTTCATTGATAACAATAaagaatacataaatacaaacaacattggtttatgtacaatattctattaaaaaaattactaatagGTAtccatttaatatgtatttttgtgggTTTAACTTGGacacacatttattttctcattgTTCTTTTTTCAGGCATCTGAGGACAAGCGAAGCCAAAAAGAAATCGGTGACATCGCTGGTGTGGCAGACGTAACTATAAGACAGTCTTACAAACTTATGTACCCTTACGCAAGTAAATTATTCCCAGATGACTTCAAATTCGCAACACCAATTGAGTTCCTTCcgcaaatgtaatttataaaggtTTGTCGATGTCtgaaattaattctaattttaaatgtacctTTTTGCCTTTGGAGAATTCGAGTGCGCATAGTAAACAACATGAAAGCATGAAAGTACCAtagataatatagaaaatctgACAGCTGATGTCTTagaataaatatgatttattcaaAGACTACACAACAATCATTAATGGAGTAACATTGTTCCAGTACGTTTTATTCTCGTTAATTGTATTGGCGTTGCATTAAGGTTTACATAACATGTAGATAAAGGTAATCTTGTATTGCAGTCTTGGTGAttattacctttttttatatttttgctttGCTTGTATATGGGAAATGTGACCAACTCATTCTGGTGTTATgaactaatatttaaagaaaacacttttttaccggattgaagctatttattattgtaaacttataatatataacaatttctgcagaaacccttAATCTTTtagttgatataaataaatatagataattaaagtttttctacagctgtgatacttttttgacattccacacctttgtcttcagtcaccgtgaccacgcacgctgtaaagcacgtgaaatgtcggataaatttaaaattatgttaaataattataagtttacaataatacaaagcttcaatccggtaataaggtgttttctttaaatatataaaagctatgttaataaaagatgtTAATAATACTATgaactaatattatttcttataagaaaaatgtaaaatgctttaaaaaattaaaagaaataacattataaagctttaatttatgcaaatataatttaaaacactgTATTAAcacagaaataaaagaaataagtaTCAAATctgatgtattttattttaaacacaaaaaaatatttttaacgggaataatattactttcaaGATATTGTAGATATTTTAACTCATTAATTCCTTACTTGGCGTCAATAAGTCAGGACAACTCTAAATgaacaaaatatgaaaatttccATAGCTCCTAATCATGGCATACTTGaatatttacacaaaatttgtaaaattctattttttttacatttaaaagtcGACTTATTTACTCCTACTATAAAATTCTCATAACAAACTAActtgtaaagaaaaacactttttaaatggattgaagttatgtattattgttcttaaacttataaacttatttccccggagttgatatcgactaaatttttataattataagtttaaatataattaatatgtaataaaacataactacaatccgttaaaaagttttttctttaaatgtgtaaaagttatgttaataaaagacatcaCTAACttgtgtattaattatttaaaattccagTTTTGGTATAAAAAGTTGAATTTCGGGGTAAAATGgggtaaacaaatacatagtatatgtatttgtgAAACTATAAATGGTGTTTCATcttacgattttatttatttaagtctcAAATTATGATGACTAATTGTTTACGTCGTAAAACATGTAAGTATTAATTTGGTTGTAGTAAGAATATTGtgaatttataagtttatgcacaagacatacataataaattatatattttgtgttaactTCCGctgaaaatttacaaattacctgaatatttctttatctgttttCTGATCGCCcattaaagtgtattttaccatacctattaaatttttgacaaATTTGTGATATAAAGCGACGTCttgtgtattaattaatttaatgttattttagttactatttgtatattaaggaatataaaaaaataaacgtttattgaatgtgttgtttattttatttatacgcttactaaataaaatatgaataatctattattaatgattttgtttCAAAAGTAATGTTTGAATTGAATCATTAGtgaagcaatatttttttttttttcaaattatagtTGACTACGTAAATTAGTCGTTTGggtagtataattattatgaaaatcgACAAATACTCAGCTATgtcacaatataaattataaaatgtagacAAGTTTTACCGTGGTGACTAGTTTTTACAGTAAAAAACATCGTTATAGTTATTAACGCGGACATACAGTCCTCACATAAGGTCGAGTAAGGACTAAGGAGTAAAggatcaataaaattattatgcatCAACCGTTCTgattgtgtttaaatttagaatcttaATGTTTTGCGGCATATTTGATAACATTCACTTTCGATACgtgattgttttattaaaaagtttacatcGTACCTACTCATAATAACCGTATTTCGTGACATCGATTGTGAACGATAATCGGCTTTTATAAAGCGACGTTTTCCAATTAAATAGACTAAAAAGAAGCCGTATTTATAGCCGTATATACAAGAAAACACTAATGTCATTTTAGACTTGTCTTATGTTTGTTACTTGGATGTTgcgataatttttatcattaataaatcaaataataaatgatagaaaagtCTTTCGGAGTCTAAAGTAAGTCAGACTATAGTAttgtactttaattttttttgtatttagtaACTTTTAGTTGTAGACTCATAGTTGGTGACATTACTACTACAAGTATGCAATGACTGACATCGATTCTTTATTCCGTGTCTAGATGATACCTTTGTTGGAAACGGCACTTTGTTAGTTTGTGTGATACAACTGATCTCGGCTCTAGTTTTACTGAGCATCTCTGCTAGGTTATGAGCAATTCACAAATTAacctatatgaaaatatatacagaaaaagaattaaagaaaagaacaggaaaaagattaaatattatatatactaggCCTCCAATTGCGAATAAATATGACTTCacaaattactaattaaacattttgactaattgtacttattttactattgaAAAGTcacgtttaaaaaatatataattggttGTATATTCCATCAAGAGCCACCCAAATATCtacaataatttgtaatttagttCCACGCAATATTTAAGTCGTTATAAAGGTAACGTAACACGTCAGGTCGTTATGTTGCGAATGCGActgtaatgaatttatgataacttattattattttacaattttattatgcttaaaattattatttataatttagagtatagattatttgatgattgtatttgttaaatatgttttactcgatgtaagtAAGTCGATTGACTCGATACCAACATTCACGAACAAAATGACGAGTCGTCTTGAGACGATCAAAAAGAAGCGGGGGGCATTCGGACCGATCCGCTTGACCAAGACggacgttaaattgtaagctgtgtggttgtttaaggataagaagtgttggaaatatacttagttattgttgtaacaaagcaggcgtttattattatacaccgagAATCGAATAGAGAGAATTCGTCGCAATTCAGAAGCGGGACAAGACCCAATCTAAGGCGCGTACAAGTGTTTTATACgactattaatgttatttctataaatgatTAGAAATCGAACGCCCCACGTGCGCTTTGGCTACTAGAGATTATGTACGTCaatcgagccatgtgtgctaaTTAGTTATAGGTTATGCgtacctacaataggaagccaagtgtgcttagtagttagaggttatgtgtgcctacaataggaagccaagtgtgcttcagatactagaggctatgtatgcctaccgagccatgtgtgcttagtcgttagaggttatgtgtgcctacaataggaagccaagtgtgcttcagatactagaggctatgtatgcctaccgagccatgtgtgcttagtcgttagaggttatgtgtgcctacaataggaagccaagtgtgcttcagctgctagaggctatgtatgcctatcgagccatgtgtgcttagtagttagaggttatgtgtgcctacaataggaagccaagtgtgcttcagctactagaggctatgtatgcctaccgagccatgtgtgcttagtcgttagaggttatgtgtgcctacaataggaagccaagtgtgcttcagatactagaggctatgtatgcctaccgagccatgtgtgcttagtcgttagaggttatgtgtgcctacaataggaagccaagtgtgcttcagatactagaggctatgtatgcctaccgagccatgtgtgcttagtcgttagaggttatgtgtgcctacaataggaagccaagtgtgctttaGATACtcgaggctatgtatgcctccTGATCTGTGAGCGTGTAGTAAGTTAGAGTAGAGGTCATGTGTACCTAGAAGaagcaaaactaaaaaaaaaataagaagatAAGTATGCCTATAAAATGTATCCTTTAGAGCGTGTCAACGTTAACGaaatcattattgtattttgttttcagtcaaggattaatttcaaataaatgaagtttatttctttaaatacttaattttgaaatgtttataaaaacatatatccTTATAGTTTTAGTACGTCTAGACAATGAATTGATatactaacataataaaatgatattttatttttgaggtaTGGATACTGATGAAGCGATGACTCCCGAAGGCTCGCCTTCTCGTAATGATGAATTTCAGAAAAAGCGTTCACGGTCTTCCTCCAAGGCAGCAGCTAAGTCTAAGAGAGGCAAAAAGCGATCAAAGAAGAAACGCAAAGAGTCTTCCAGCTCCTCCTGCTCCAACAGTGAGTCACCCCGTAGTTCACGGTGTGCAAGTAAGAGACGATCCAAGGAAAAAGGTAGTTGGTCTACTGAACAGGTActggatatatttaataccctTCAAGGGCATAAGTGCAAgacaagtaatttaaataataatcttctcAACAATGTAATACCAGAATTTGATCTGTCAAGTAAAACTCAGAATATCGACTGTTGGGTTAGGAAAGTAAATGAATGTGCTTTAATCTATGAATGGGACGAGAAGCAGACCATACATTTTGCTCTGCAGAAACTGTCTGGCTTGGCAAAGAAGTGGTTCGAAGCCCTTCCTAGCGTTGTTTTCAATTGGTCAGAGTGGCAGGACAAACTTACAAGAGCTTTCCCAAATGAGCAAAATTATGGTCGGCTTCTCGAAGAAATGTTATCTCGCAGTACTCGTAGTAACGAAAGTTTACGTGAGTACTTCTACGATAAGTTAACGTTGTTGAACAGATGTGAAATAAGAGGCAAAAAGGCCGTCGATTGTATTATCCACGGAATACTAGATACATCTATTAGAAGCAGTGCACAGGCACTGATTTGTCGCGAACCGGAAGACTTGTTGAATTTTCTAAGCTCCCAACGTCCtatgttagaaaataaaacattcaataggAAACGTAGCGATAATACGATAGTTCGAACGGGTAACACTGCATCATCCTCAGGCGAAAGTTTGTTAACTTGTTTCGGTTGCCGCTCAAAGGGACACCCTTACCTTCGATGCCCTAAACCTCTTACGAAATGTGTAAAATGCCATCGGGTAGGCCACAACAGCGATAATTGTAAACTAGAGCCGTTGATCTTGCGAAATGAGCCTAAACAAACGGATAACCAGGATAGaaaatttttaactatatcTACCCTCAATAACAACAGcgacaaattttacaaaacggTTAAGGTAAACGATAAGTCTTTAACTGCATTTATTGATTTCGGCAGTGAATGTAGTTTAATCAGGGAATCTGATGCTCAAAGTctgaatttaactaaaaactcAACGGAGTTGCCAGTAATCAAAGGGTTCGGGAACTCTAAAGTATTTCCAGTATATAGGACCAACGTCGATTTGAAATTAGATGAAGTTGAGGTTAATGTAGAGGTACTGGTGGTTAGCAATCATTTCCTTCAGTCGGCTTTACTTATTGGTCAAAATGTTACTGTACTTCCTTGTGTTACAGTATTTAAGAATAGTCGTCAGTTAACTTTTTACCAGAGCCCTGATATCGATACCATACCAGAGCCGGTAAAATGTTTGAAGTTAAATCTTGATAACGATACCGACATTTCATTATCACGGTTAGTTGAAGCTACCGAATCTGACGCTGACTTCTGTggagatatttatattgaaggtTATTGTAATGGTGAGCCTAGGAAAGAGCATTATTTGCACCAGGGAATTTATAGGGTTGTTGATGGAAAGTGCTATTTACCCGTGACAAATTTATCTGGTCAAAATCTCACATTATCCAAGAAATGCCCTATTGCTAAAGGAACTTGTTTGGTTGAAAAAGATAGTacctatgtaaataaagtaaccAAAAATAATTCGGAATATGAGCCTTTACTAATATCTGACATAAATGTTGGTCCCCAAGTTAACAAAGAGGCATTAGTTAGACTTCATTCGCTTTTACTCAATTATCGAGATTGCGTTGCATTTAATTTAGGAGAAATAGGTTGTATCAGCTcaactaaaatgaaaatagaCTTATTGGATGACAAACCTGTAGTTTACCGACCGTATAGATTATCCTTTTCGGAAAGAGGTCAGGTTAAGGAGATAATAAATGACTTGTtgtaaaatgatattatacaaGAGTCTAATTCAAATTATGCCAGTCCTATTTTATTGGTAAGGAAGAAAACAGGAGAACAGCGCTTATGCGTTGATTATAGGGCTCTCAATAGTAAAACGAGGAAGGATTGTTTCCCTTTGCCGATAATCGATAATCAATTAACTAACCTTAGTGGCAATAGATTCTTTACATCGTTAGATCTGATTTCTGGGTATTAATTATCAGGTGCCGGTGGCGGAAGAGAGTCGTCCATTGACTGCGTTCGTGACGCCAGATGGtcattatgaatttaaaaagatgCCGTTTGGTCTCGCGGATGCTCCAGCTGTATTTCAGAGATCAATGAATACAATGCTGGGTAATAAACGTGATGAGTTAGCGTTGGCTTATTTGGATGACATTCTTGTGCCATCGGTTACCCTGGAGGAGGGATTTGAGAGGTTAGAGaatgttttgaaattgttaCGGCAAAATGGGctcactttaaaattatctaaatgtcGATTCTTCAATAATACCCTGGACTATTTAGGCTATGAGATTTCTGCAGAAGGCATACGTCCTAACGAAAGTAAGATTCTAGCTGTTAAAGAGTTTCCTGTTCCTCAGAACGTACATGAAG contains:
- the LOC110994229 gene encoding transcription initiation factor IIB — its product is MASTSRIEANKVVCYAHPDAPLIEDYRAGDMICSECGLVVGDRVIDVGSEWRTFSNEKSGVDPSRVGGPENPLLSGGDLSTIIGPGRGDASFDSFGVSKYQNRRNISSTDRALINAFREINTMADRINLPKTIVDRANNLFKQVHDGKNLKGRANDAIASACLYIACRQEGVPRTFKEICAVSKISKKEIGRCFKLILKALETSVDLITTADFMSRFCSNLGLPNSVQRAATHIARKAGELDIVSGRSPISVAAAAIYMASQASEDKRSQKEIGDIAGVADVTIRQSYKLMYPYASKLFPDDFKFATPIEFLPQM